GAGGAAGATGAGGCCTCTCTCGGCGTTTCCCAGGGCTTTCCTAGCCTCTTCAAACCCAATCGGGCGGTGGACTTTGATGAGCCATCTTGAAAGCGGCTTCGCTCCTAGGGCCGGCTCCTCGATGATTCCAATCCTGCCGGAGCAGGAGGAGGTCGTGTAGATGCCATCGATGGAGTTTATGAGCAGGAGGAGGTCGATTATGTCCCCGTCAACCTTTCCCTCTCTCATCGCCGTGAAGAGGCTGGTGAGTGCTTCGCGCTTTGCCTTCATATCTAAACCTCCCAAAGCCGGCTGTCCCGCTAAATCTCTCCCCAGCTTTCAGTTATGGTATGTAAAAGGTCTCAGCTCCCTCTTTCACACCCTTCTGTCGAAAACTTTATAAAGCTAACCCAAAAGGTTTAGCTGGAAATGGCCAGGGTGGTGTAGCCTGGTTAGCACAGGGGACTGTGGATCCCCTAGCCCGGGTTCAAATCCCGGCCCTGGCCCCATCACATCAACCCTTTGCTGGCGCATGTTGAGACTTTCGTCTCAACACGTCGGGAAGCTTCGCTTCCCACGAAGCGTTGACGGAAAGATAGCGTGCAATTCTAAAGTGCTTATTTTCCTCGGGTTTACTCTCTAACTGCCACTCTTACGAGGTTCTACTCCCAACAAGGCGTCCAGAGGACGCCAGAAGAAAAGTGAAACTCACAAAAAGTCCAGAGTTGGATGTTAAACCCGTTTTCATAGGCAAGTTTAGAGTGCACGCTTGATTCTCTGCCAGTTCAGCAGGAAGGGAGTTCTTTTGGTGAAGCTTTTTTCAAAAGCTTCCTGTACTCTCAAACCCTCGGAGTGGGGCTTTGCCCCACAACCCCGTTTTCTCTAAAAACCTGGGAAACTACGTTTCCCCACCTTCCTTACTCCTTAATTCTCCGGGGGGCTAACGCCCCCACACCCCCAGAACTTCGCCTTCGCGAAGTTTGATCAAGGTTCGTGACCGCTTTTCAAGCGCCTCTTCCAGTGTGCATCTAACAAAAAGCTAATCTTTAGTATGGAATTCTCGTTAATTAGCCAAACCAAAAGCAGTCCCTCAAATACGACGCCCTTCGGGCGTCAAAAAGAAAAGTGGGGCTTAAATATGCGGTAGTTTCTATGAGAAATCCGGCATTAGAGGGTATAACTTTGAGGTATGCATCCTTTTTTAGCAAGCAGCCTCTCAGAGCGGTCACAGACTGTGATCAATCTTTGTCCGGTAACTGTGGCCATACTCCTGAATGGGGTTCGCTTCCTCGGCTACAATACCGAGGATGAATAACAACCATCAAAAAATTCGAGATTGTTGTTCAAAATGAAAAGTCAGAGCAGAACTTCGATCAGTTTGTAGTCCTCCTCCGGGATTTCTCTCATTGCCTTGCCCATCAGGTGGCCGCTCCAGCGCTTCTTGTTGGTGATGAAGCTGAGCTTTGGGATGAGAGGCTTGAAGTCGAGCTCGCCGAGTTTAACTGGCTTGATCTTAATCCTGAGCGGGTAAGTCTCGTTGAGGTGTGGTGGGCTCTTGAATATCTTTGTTGAGTCGGTGTAAGGCTCGCTTACAACCTCGAAAATGCCGAAGATTTTTGGTTCGAGAATCTCTTTGTTCTTCCGCTCCTGCTTGACGTAGAAGACGAGCTTATCACCTGGTTTAACCTTGGCGATGGTGTTCCTGTGTCTCTTAGCGACACCCCAGACGTTCCTCTTTTTGACAACCTCCCAGTTGTCACGAGTGGTGATGCAGAGCCAGTGAGTCATGAGGGTTCACCAGTTGGAGTTGGTTCGTCCGGCTTAATATCGCTTTGTGTCCCCACATGGCCAAGTTTGGGCACTAACATTTAAAAGAAGTTTACACAGAAGTATAAACGGAGATGAGGGTAAGTCCCGGTGTCCGCCGCGTACCTTGAGGTACGCGCAAATGGCGGCCCGGGGGCCGATTCCTACTTCTCGTTTGGTTTCAGTAAATCTGCTTAAACTTCAGGACTTTTCCGGCATCTTCAAACTTCTTAATGAAGTCCTCTCTGCCGTCGAGCCTCCTGTAGAACGCGTTAACAACGAAATCCGCCACTTGGATGAGAGGTTCTGCCCGTGAATCCTTCTGGTGAACGGTCACTTTCACC
This window of the Thermococcus thermotolerans genome carries:
- a CDS encoding EVE domain-containing protein, translating into MTHWLCITTRDNWEVVKKRNVWGVAKRHRNTIAKVKPGDKLVFYVKQERKNKEILEPKIFGIFEVVSEPYTDSTKIFKSPPHLNETYPLRIKIKPVKLGELDFKPLIPKLSFITNKKRWSGHLMGKAMREIPEEDYKLIEVLL